The window CAGGCCGCTCGACACCAGTGGGCGGGCGACCAGCCCGAGGTCGAGGAGCGGGTGGCGGGCCGACCGCTCGCGGACCACGAAGAGGACCGCCGCCGCGGCCGCCACCGCCGAGGTCAGCCACGGAAGGGGCGAGCGGGCGCCCAGCTCGACGAAGAGCGTCGGTGCGACCAGCGCCAGCACGACCGTCGCCGTGCCGAGCAGCGCGCCGGCGGCGTCGACCGGGTCGCGGTGCAGGTCGTCCGCCCGGTCCGCCGGGATGCCGCGCCGGATGCCGAGGTACGCGAGCGCGGCGATCGGCACGTTGACCAGCAGCAGGGTCTGCCACGGGGCGAAGGCGAGGACGAGACCGCCCGCCGTGGGTCCGATCGCGAGCCCGACCAGCCCCACCGTCGAGATGAGCGTCGTCGCACGGACGCGCAGGCCGTCCTCACCGAACAGACGGAACGCCAGGGCGAGCGAGCCCGGCGTCGTCATCGCGGCCGCGATCCCCATCGCCGAGCGGACGGCGATCAGCTGCTCCACCGTGGTGACGAACGCGGTGGCCAGGCTCGCCGCACCGAGCAGCACCAGCCCGACCAGCATGACCCTGCGCCGGCCGACCCGGTCGGCCAGCGCCCCGAGGGCGAGCATGAGCCCGCCGAACACCACGGCGTACGCACTGGTGACCCACTGCAGGGCCGTCGCCGAGGCGGACAGCTCGCGCCCGATGGTGGGCAGGGCGACGTTGAGGACCGAGTTGTCGAGCATCTCGAAGAGGAACACGGCGGAGAGCCCGGCGAGGGCGGTCCAGGCCTCGCGGAGGGAGCGCGGCGAGCGGGAACGTTCGGCGGGGGCAGCGAGGCTCTCGACGGCTTCACGGGGACGGCGGGTGGGCACGGCGCACTCCTTCGAGGTGAAGAAGTGGCGGCTCGTCGGAGACCGCTTATGCGCGCGAGTGGCTCGCGTTTTTACTCCCGGTGCCGCCACCGTAGCACGCGGCCCGGCGCACCCGGCACGCTCGTCCGGCGCCCCCGGGAGGCGGTCGGTCAGGTCAGCGCGAGCAGGCTGACGGCGGCACCCCCGACCGCCGGGAGAGCCGGCCGGTCCGGGGCACCGTCGGGACGTCCCGGGCGGGGCGCCCGCGTGTCACGTGACCGTCGGCTGCGGGCTCATCGCACGCTCGTACAGCGCCTCCCGTGCCCGCTTGAGCAGTTCGGCGGCCTTCTTCCGTGACGCCTCCTCCGCCTTGTCGAGCGCGCTCGGGTAGTCCACGGACATCTCCGAGCCCGCGCTGTAGTCGACGGTGACCGTCAGACGTAGATTGCCGTCGCAGAAGGCCGACCTGAAGCCCAGTTGGTCGACCGGCCCCGGGATCGTGTCGGTGAGCGGGTGCCGGACCGACGACTGGTAGCCCTCCTGGCCGAGCCCCCCGCCGTCGGTCGTCTCGAACTTCCGGGTCTCGGTCGGCTTCGGTCCGCCGAGCGGGGACTTCGCGATGTCCGCCTCGACCTCCAGCCAGTGGCAGCCGCGGGCCGCCTCGAAGACCGTCGCGTCGACGCTCACCCGCCAGTCCTCGGTCGCCGGACCGCCGTCGTAGCCGCAGCTGAGCGACTTGGACGGGTCGCTCGCGATCCCGGCGCTCGTCACCGGTATGGAACTCCTCAGCTGCCCCGGCAGGCCGGGATCGCCCAGCACGGCGCAGAGGTCGCCGACCGTGCGGTACCAACCGATTTGCTTCGCCTTGCTTTCACCACTGCCGCCCCCGCCGCCACACGCGCTGAGGAGAACGAGGCCGGCGGCCACCAGGGCGGCCGCGCCGGTACGGGAGACTGGGTTTCGACTCGTCATCGCGCCAGGTTAGAGCCCCCGTCGGAGTCGCGGGCCGGAAAGCGTCAGCAGCACCCGTACCGGCTCCCATCGACTCTCCAGCCCTGCGCCCGGGCCGAACAGCGGCGGGCGCCCTCGACGGGAGGGCGCCCGCCGGGCGGCTCAGACGATCCGGAACGCCAGGGCGTTGTCGGCGGACAGCTTCAGGGTGTAGATCCACTCCGTCCCGTAGACCTCGTCCTGGTAGGTGGTCCGGACGGCGTCCAGGTAGTAGCCCCAGCGCTCGTCCTGGAGCACCGACCAGCCCGCGTCATTGGTGTGGATAAGGAACTTGAGCCCCTCCTTCTGGTTCTCGACACACCCGTTGACGGTGACTTCGGCGTTGGGGTACCTCACCGGATCGGAGACGGTCAGGCAGTCGGAGTTCGGCCAGGTGGTGAGGTAGACGGACGGCCCCTCACCCCGGCAGATGTTCCAGTAGGTGGCCCCTCCCCAGTCGTCGGTCAGCAGTTCGGCCTGGTAGCGGCGGAACGGCCGGTCCGGGTCGAAGACCTTGTAGGGGTGGGTGGAGAGGTAGGTCGGACCGTACGTCCTGATGGGCTGCGGGAAGCTGCCCCGGGGGTCCGGCGGTTTGCCCCAGTCGGTGTAGGGGCTCTGGAGCCGGACCGGGGTCGGATCGCACATCGTGCCGTAAGGACCCGGGAGGGGACCGGCCGCCGAGGCCTGCGGGGCGGCGGACAGCAGCAGCGTGCCGACGAAGGCGAGCACCAGTAC of the Kitasatospora sp. NBC_01246 genome contains:
- a CDS encoding MFS transporter, whose amino-acid sequence is MPTRRPREAVESLAAPAERSRSPRSLREAWTALAGLSAVFLFEMLDNSVLNVALPTIGRELSASATALQWVTSAYAVVFGGLMLALGALADRVGRRRVMLVGLVLLGAASLATAFVTTVEQLIAVRSAMGIAAAMTTPGSLALAFRLFGEDGLRVRATTLISTVGLVGLAIGPTAGGLVLAFAPWQTLLLVNVPIAALAYLGIRRGIPADRADDLHRDPVDAAGALLGTATVVLALVAPTLFVELGARSPLPWLTSAVAAAAAVLFVVRERSARHPLLDLGLVARPLVSSGLAFKGAAGLATAGLGYLVTLHLQLDLGWTPARAALGMLPQVVVLIAGGALVGPLIKRVGLDRAAWLSAGAVVCGLAVYGLLGRFGYPWVAVALALAAAGMRVVGVVAGTNVMRGLPRNRTTVGAALVDSAGEVAAAVGVAVGGTVLAALVTGDLAAPDRDAHRSAEFLDAVGCAGLVLTAVAALLVGWGIRRARVADRGTGTSAAEATAG